From one Chryseobacterium sp. 3008163 genomic stretch:
- a CDS encoding Rrf2 family transcriptional regulator — translation MSNTRFATAIHIMTLLAKVPQEWLTSDWIAGSINVNPVIVRKELRELREAGLITSRLGKEGGTKLVKSAEEIKISEIYAAVKNNEVLGKKNQKPNPACPVGKEINNHLSMLFEQTDLLVKGFLGNKSLQEFTNQFD, via the coding sequence ATGAGCAATACAAGATTTGCTACGGCAATACATATCATGACTTTATTAGCAAAAGTTCCTCAGGAGTGGCTTACTTCTGATTGGATTGCTGGAAGCATTAATGTAAATCCTGTAATTGTTCGTAAAGAACTGCGTGAATTGCGTGAAGCAGGATTAATCACAAGCCGATTGGGAAAAGAAGGAGGAACCAAGCTAGTGAAAAGTGCTGAAGAAATTAAAATTTCTGAAATCTATGCAGCTGTAAAAAACAACGAAGTTTTAGGAAAGAAAAATCAGAAACCCAATCCTGCATGTCCAGTAGGGAAGGAGATTAACAATCATCTTTCAATGCTTTTTGAGCAGACAGATCTTTTGGTGAAAGGTTTTTTGGGAAATAAATCGTTGCAAGAATTTACCAATCAATTTGATTAA